A stretch of Rhizobium viscosum DNA encodes these proteins:
- a CDS encoding LysE family translocator: protein MLFLFLKGALLGVIITAPLGPIGTLCINRSLEKGFWYGFSGGLGTALGDATYALVAVAGIAVFSETMSMATIPLALGGGLMLLWLGWRGLKNKGKIKAAKIKAADFLHTTISTFLLTISNPATILSFGALFAGLGLTEETRRFSSAMIVSGVFMGSLLWWFCLSGAVSLARDRLSTDFTAKVGRATSYMLIAFGAVALGSVAYSIV from the coding sequence ATGCTCTTTCTATTCCTGAAAGGCGCCCTGCTAGGCGTCATCATCACCGCGCCTCTCGGGCCGATTGGAACGCTCTGCATCAACAGAAGCCTCGAGAAGGGGTTCTGGTACGGTTTTTCCGGCGGGTTGGGAACGGCGCTGGGCGATGCGACCTACGCGCTGGTCGCAGTAGCCGGGATTGCCGTCTTTTCCGAAACCATGTCGATGGCCACCATTCCGCTGGCGCTTGGCGGCGGGCTGATGCTGCTCTGGCTCGGGTGGCGGGGACTGAAGAACAAGGGAAAGATTAAGGCGGCAAAGATCAAGGCGGCCGACTTCCTGCACACAACCATCTCGACCTTCCTGCTAACCATCTCCAATCCGGCGACGATCCTCTCCTTCGGGGCGCTGTTTGCCGGCCTCGGTCTGACCGAAGAGACGCGTCGCTTCAGCTCGGCGATGATCGTCTCAGGCGTCTTCATGGGATCGCTGTTGTGGTGGTTTTGTCTGAGCGGTGCCGTCAGCCTTGCAAGAGACCGGCTCTCGACCGATTTCACGGCCAAAGTCGGCCGCGCGACGAGTTATATGCTGATCGCCTTCGGCGCGGTGGCGCTCGGTTCGGTGGCTTATTCGATCGTATAA
- a CDS encoding cysteine desulfurase yields MDKIVPATAYDVEAIRRDFPILAEKVHGKPLVYLDNGASAQKPQAVIDAISHAYSHEYANVHRGLHYLSNAATEAYEASREKVRRFLNAPSVDDIVFTKNSTEAINTVAYGWGMPKIGEGDEIVLTIMEHHSNIVPWHFIRERQGAKLVWVPVDDEGAFHIEDFEKSLTDKTKLVAITHMSNALGTIVPVKEVCRIAHERGIPVLIDGSQGAVHLPVDVQDIDCDWYVMTGHKLYGPSGIGVLYGKKDRLKEMRPFQGGGEMIFEVSEDIVTYNDPPHRFEAGTPPIVQAIGLGYALDYMDKVGRENIAAHEAGLTAYAEERLKAVNSLRVFGNAPGKGAIFSFELAGIHAHDVSMVIDRQGVAVRAGTHCAMPLLKRFGVTSTCRASFGMYNTRAEVDALADALDYARKFFA; encoded by the coding sequence ATGGACAAGATCGTGCCGGCAACCGCCTATGATGTCGAAGCCATCCGCAGGGATTTCCCGATCCTTGCGGAGAAGGTGCATGGCAAGCCGCTGGTCTATCTTGACAACGGCGCCTCCGCACAGAAGCCGCAGGCGGTGATCGACGCGATCTCGCATGCCTATAGCCATGAATATGCCAATGTGCATCGCGGCCTTCACTACCTCTCGAATGCGGCGACGGAAGCCTATGAAGCGTCGCGCGAAAAGGTCCGCCGCTTCCTGAACGCGCCTTCGGTTGATGACATCGTCTTCACCAAGAACTCGACCGAGGCGATCAACACCGTCGCCTACGGTTGGGGCATGCCCAAGATCGGCGAGGGCGATGAGATCGTACTGACGATCATGGAGCATCACTCCAATATCGTGCCGTGGCATTTCATCAGGGAGAGGCAAGGCGCCAAGCTCGTCTGGGTGCCTGTTGATGACGAGGGCGCTTTCCATATCGAGGATTTCGAGAAGAGCCTGACCGACAAGACCAAGCTCGTCGCGATCACCCATATGTCGAATGCGCTCGGCACCATCGTTCCGGTCAAGGAAGTTTGCCGCATCGCCCATGAGCGCGGCATTCCGGTACTGATCGACGGTTCACAGGGTGCTGTGCATCTGCCTGTGGACGTGCAGGATATCGATTGCGACTGGTACGTCATGACCGGCCACAAGCTCTACGGACCCTCGGGCATCGGCGTGCTCTACGGCAAGAAGGACCGGCTGAAGGAGATGCGGCCATTCCAGGGCGGCGGCGAGATGATCTTCGAAGTCAGCGAAGACATCGTCACCTATAACGATCCGCCGCATCGGTTCGAAGCCGGCACGCCGCCGATCGTGCAGGCGATCGGGCTCGGCTATGCACTCGACTATATGGATAAGGTAGGCCGCGAGAATATCGCAGCCCACGAGGCGGGCCTGACGGCTTACGCAGAAGAGCGGCTGAAGGCAGTCAATTCGCTGCGTGTCTTCGGCAATGCGCCGGGCAAGGGCGCCATCTTCTCCTTCGAGCTTGCGGGCATCCATGCCCATGACGTCTCTATGGTGATCGACCGCCAGGGTGTCGCCGTTCGCGCCGGCACGCATTGCGCCATGCCGCTCTTGAAACGCTTCGGCGTGACCTCCACATGCCGTGCATCGTTCGGCATGTATAATACCCGCGCCGAGGTGGATGCGCTTGCAGATGCGCTCGACTATGCGCGCAAGTTCTTTGCTTGA
- the sufA gene encoding Fe-S cluster assembly scaffold SufA, with product MGFAVMSMTEAAAERVKAIVGNGGPDAKGIRVGIKKGGCAGMEYTIDMVTEPNAKDDLIERDGAKVWIEPSAVLYLLGTELGFETTTLRSGFIFTNPNQTSACGCGESVELKPADLAALAARGDAVVPAQH from the coding sequence ATGGGCTTTGCAGTAATGAGCATGACGGAAGCCGCCGCAGAGCGCGTGAAGGCTATCGTCGGCAATGGCGGGCCGGATGCCAAGGGCATTCGCGTCGGCATCAAGAAAGGTGGCTGCGCCGGGATGGAATATACCATCGACATGGTGACGGAACCCAATGCCAAGGACGACCTGATCGAGCGCGACGGCGCCAAGGTCTGGATCGAGCCGTCGGCCGTTCTCTATCTGCTCGGCACCGAACTCGGCTTCGAAACAACGACGCTGCGTTCCGGCTTCATCTTCACCAATCCGAACCAGACATCGGCCTGTGGTTGCGGTGAATCCGTCGAGCTGAAGCCCGCCGATCTGGCAGCCCTTGCCGCGCGCGGCGACGCCGTGGTTCCGGCGCAGCACTAG
- a CDS encoding flagellar basal body protein, translating to MSISAITHTALSGMLAQTKRAGAIANNVANASTPGYGRLNTSFQSVEPTGVQASVSETDQDVDFATELTDLVETERSYKANAAVFETGADLWDVLMSIKRD from the coding sequence ATGAGCATTTCTGCAATCACGCATACGGCGCTTTCGGGAATGCTGGCGCAGACGAAGCGCGCGGGCGCGATCGCCAACAATGTCGCCAATGCGAGCACACCGGGCTACGGCCGGCTCAACACCAGCTTTCAGTCTGTTGAACCCACCGGCGTTCAGGCAAGTGTCAGCGAGACGGACCAGGACGTGGATTTCGCGACCGAACTGACCGACCTTGTCGAAACAGAACGGAGCTACAAGGCCAATGCTGCGGTCTTCGAAACCGGCGCCGATCTCTGGGATGTGCTGATGAGCATCAAGCGCGATTAA
- a CDS encoding SUF system Fe-S cluster assembly protein gives MSLNEEKIDVREGIVHSSIPEAELARLSDDVIGALKTVYDPEIPADIFELGLIYKIDIEDDRMVKIMMTLTAPGCPVAGEMPGWVENAVGAVEGVSGVEVAMTFDPPWTPDRMSEEAQVAVGWY, from the coding sequence ATGAGCCTGAATGAAGAGAAGATCGACGTGCGCGAAGGCATCGTGCATTCCAGCATTCCCGAAGCGGAACTGGCGCGTCTCAGCGACGACGTGATCGGCGCTCTCAAGACCGTATACGACCCGGAAATTCCGGCTGACATCTTCGAGCTCGGCCTCATCTACAAGATCGACATCGAAGACGACCGCATGGTGAAGATCATGATGACGTTGACCGCACCCGGTTGTCCGGTTGCCGGCGAAATGCCGGGCTGGGTGGAAAATGCCGTCGGCGCCGTCGAGGGCGTGTCGGGCGTCGAGGTCGCCATGACCTTCGATCCGCCGTGGACGCCGGACCGTATGTCCGAGGAGGCGCAGGTCGCCGTTGGCTGGTATTGA
- a CDS encoding TetR/AcrR family transcriptional regulator has translation MAEKSGGSTVRKPRADAERNRLLLMETAKTVFADKGSGATLEEIARLAGVGIGTLYRHFPTRDALISAVYRNETAQLAAAAGSLSETHPPVEALRLWLVQFVDYVVTKHGMSELLDSLVGGTSELYADSVTPITDAVNLLIDRATEAGEIRLTMDPLDLLRAIAGGASISSGPAWKQAARQLIDILIAGMRAGR, from the coding sequence ATGGCCGAAAAAAGTGGCGGGTCCACCGTCCGAAAGCCGCGTGCGGATGCCGAACGCAACCGCCTTCTGTTGATGGAAACGGCAAAGACCGTCTTTGCCGACAAAGGCTCCGGCGCCACCCTGGAGGAAATCGCCCGCCTCGCCGGCGTTGGCATTGGTACGCTCTATCGCCATTTCCCAACACGCGATGCGCTGATTTCCGCCGTCTATCGCAATGAGACTGCCCAGCTTGCAGCTGCGGCCGGGAGCTTGTCCGAAACGCATCCGCCTGTCGAAGCGCTTCGCCTGTGGCTGGTGCAGTTCGTCGATTATGTCGTGACGAAACACGGCATGTCCGAGCTGCTGGATTCGCTCGTTGGAGGCACGTCCGAGCTCTACGCCGATTCCGTTACCCCGATCACCGATGCCGTCAATCTGCTGATCGACCGCGCCACTGAGGCCGGCGAGATCCGCCTGACCATGGACCCGCTCGACCTTCTTCGGGCGATTGCCGGTGGCGCAAGCATCAGCAGCGGCCCGGCTTGGAAGCAAGCGGCACGGCAGCTCATCGATATCCTGATTGCAGGTATGAGAGCCGGCCGCTGA
- the sufD gene encoding Fe-S cluster assembly protein SufD: protein MNMQTTSRLTAAEAALIEAFNEKIGELPGNGAVTALRDRLLDDLKKQGLPTRRIEAWHYTDLKNLLRNVPVQAGDAGSEALEPLVEGSPVLSVIQGKAAGKSSAGDLSVSLYSEKLIDGSAATRLDALSNDDAVGRINGSFVKDGYVVDVPDGTELEEPLEIQFIHAGGDIHTRLPVTFGANVKGVVIERHQSVTDNAALVSHVSDITVGQGTELTWIILQQQGAEDTHLGQIRVDLGADAKLKLFVINAGGKLVRQELNIKVTGEGADLTLRGINLLGADTHTDVTMVLGHDVPHTGSTEVIRNVVFDRAKGVFQGMIRVAPDAQKTDAKMACNTLLMSDDAEFSVKPELEIFADDVQCGHGATVADIDHNHLYYLMARGIPENKARAMLVNAFVAEIVEELEDEALVEALEGVISAWLEKHA from the coding sequence ATGAATATGCAAACGACGAGCCGTCTGACTGCGGCCGAAGCGGCGCTGATCGAAGCCTTCAACGAGAAGATCGGCGAATTGCCGGGCAATGGCGCAGTCACCGCGCTGCGCGACCGGCTGCTCGACGACCTGAAGAAGCAGGGTCTGCCGACGCGCCGCATCGAGGCCTGGCACTACACGGACCTGAAGAACCTGCTGCGCAACGTTCCGGTCCAGGCAGGCGATGCTGGCTCTGAAGCGCTGGAACCGCTGGTCGAGGGTTCTCCGGTTCTGTCCGTGATCCAGGGCAAGGCCGCCGGTAAGTCCTCGGCCGGTGACCTCTCTGTTTCTCTCTATTCCGAAAAGCTGATCGATGGTTCGGCCGCTACCCGCCTCGACGCGCTGAGCAATGACGACGCTGTAGGCCGCATCAATGGCAGCTTCGTCAAGGACGGCTATGTCGTCGACGTGCCCGATGGCACCGAGCTCGAAGAGCCGCTGGAAATCCAGTTCATCCATGCGGGCGGCGATATTCATACGCGTCTGCCGGTCACGTTCGGTGCCAATGTGAAGGGCGTCGTTATCGAGCGTCACCAGTCGGTGACGGATAATGCAGCACTCGTGTCGCATGTCAGTGACATCACGGTGGGGCAGGGCACGGAGCTGACCTGGATCATCCTGCAGCAGCAGGGGGCCGAGGATACGCATCTCGGCCAGATCCGCGTCGATCTCGGCGCTGACGCCAAGCTGAAGCTCTTCGTCATCAATGCCGGCGGCAAGCTGGTGCGCCAGGAACTGAATATCAAAGTAACGGGCGAGGGCGCCGATCTGACGCTGCGCGGCATCAACCTGCTCGGCGCCGACACGCACACCGACGTAACGATGGTGCTTGGCCACGACGTGCCGCACACCGGCTCGACGGAAGTCATCCGCAACGTCGTCTTCGATCGCGCCAAGGGCGTCTTCCAGGGCATGATCCGGGTCGCGCCCGATGCCCAGAAGACCGATGCCAAGATGGCCTGCAACACGCTGCTGATGTCCGACGACGCCGAATTCTCGGTCAAGCCCGAGCTCGAAATCTTCGCCGACGACGTGCAGTGCGGCCATGGTGCGACGGTTGCCGATATCGACCATAACCATCTCTACTATCTGATGGCGCGCGGTATTCCGGAGAACAAGGCGCGCGCCATGCTCGTCAACGCCTTCGTTGCTGAGATCGTTGAGGAACTGGAAGACGAAGCCCTGGTCGAGGCGCTGGAAGGCGTCATTTCGGCCTGGCTGGAAAAGCACGCCTGA